From the Sebastes fasciatus isolate fSebFas1 chromosome 9, fSebFas1.pri, whole genome shotgun sequence genome, the window ATATGTTAAGTAAggagtaaaatgcattttttttcctgattaATATGCAACAAagcatgcaaaaataaacagtttttttttatcacttttatacttttggatatatttcaaaatacaattttaactCCATTAAACCTTATGGAGCTCAagatttcaaaatgtatctcCTCTATGCTCTTACAATGTTTAAACTGGACACTCCAAGCTCCACTATAATAGATACTGTTACCACTTAAAGAGATTTTGTACAGATTTGTTTTAGTTATTTGTTAGTTTTTAAGTTATTCTCATTTCCATACTCTCAGAAGCcaaataaaatgtgtgaaaatggaataactctatatatatagcctacatatacagtatgtctaaaGTTATGGACACGTGCAGTCAGCAACACAGCCTCTGGTTCGTCAACAGACTCGACCCAATGCATCATGGGAAACAATGTTGCCCTCAGTTGGCTTCAGCTAATGgctaacaacagcaacaactcaTTTCAACACAGATACATGGATAACtaatcacagaagacattcattgttggatttattagtaTATAAAGTCTCTAAAATAACACACTTGTTGTGCCATGCTGGATTACAAAGCTTCTGAAAGGGACACAAATCACACCGGAAGTTGGAAAGCTACAACGATGACGGAACGGCGGCCATTTAAAGTGAGTTTCTAGACCGTTCCAGAGATATTCTAAACATAGTAATTAAAGTACTTTGATGTCATATACGACATGACCACATGGGTTTTAATTTGTCACACCCATCTGTACCATGGTTTTAACGTTAGGAGTGAAGATACTCCTATTCCATGAAGGCAGAGATGAAGACTACGGAGAAATACATTTCTGTGACGATGAAAGCAGCTGGAATGATAAACCGTGTGAAATTCAAAATAGCCTGTCTGGatctgtgagaaaaaaaaaccagTGGCTTTATAACTCAGCCACCAAACTCTCACGACAACAAGTGAAACATTGATTATGGCCCAACTGCAGTAAATAAAGTGGCTCATTAACAGACTCATTAACGCCTTCGcaaacatacacatacatacattacattAATTTACTGCTGTAATCGCTCTAATTCAGTGCCTGCAGGTTGTCCTAAATGTACCCATTCATTAAAGCGTACTGTGTATATTCCCGCTACAGCAGGTGTCTCCATTttaccatgatgacacacacagaagactcacaaagtgaaaacaataTCAGCGTCGCTGTCGCAGCTGGTAGTCAACACAGTCCCAGaccgaacacacacatacattaagTGTGTCTAAAGGTGGAGTTAACACAAAGGTGGAGATTTTGTCCCATGATACTCTAACCTTGGTGTTAACTACAGTAACAAAAGTGGATCTTTCTGGTCTTTCTGGTACGAGGATGCCAGAAGAGGGAGATAATTTGAAGAGGAAGCTGAGAACCTTTGGTGAGTATGAGGACCTCTATGACATGGAAACAAAAAGATACAGAAACATCATTAAAAGGTTTCTCTACCTCcttttacatgttttctttatgcatttcttttactGAGACAtaaagttcttttttttattttgttatccTCAACAGATCATAACTCCCAACAAGGATGGATGTACTTCAACCAGTTTCTACATTTATTCTGTCCACAAGTCCTGGCAAGAGAGTAGAGATGACTGTCAGTAAAGACGTGATGATTATCAACAGGAAAGAAGAACAGGTATGTATGAGAGTGAAAGTTTTCTTGACTTTAGAGATTTGATATCTCCACAGTCACTGAACCAATTTTGACcattcaaactgcatttgaaacgTCCACCTCCCTTCGTTCTTTTGCAATTCGAACTGATTTGATAGCCCTCATCAATCTCATACAATGTGTTTCCATATAAAGAGAGACACATGCTCAAAACCCAACACAAGGCTAGAAGAGCAACAGAGCAACTTTGGATTGGATGAAGCTCTGGGATGGTGCGAGATTCAACTTACCTACACCTTTTATATGCATTACTAAAAGTATAGATAAAATGCAGACAAAGAATAGCATAGGCTACTTGGAGACAAACACAATTGAATTAAATTGTAAGGCAGAAGAAGAatttttaatcaattatcaGTTTTAATACagcttcacagagctgctggctgCCGTGTGTTTTGTTATAGGCTATCATGTTTTAAGTGAATTCTTCAGTAAAATATAGAATGAAGTCAGAGCATTTTGAGCATTTCAAGAGGAATAAAAACGATGCAGCAGAACACATTTCATGCAGTTTGTAAGTCACTCTTTATTTTTGCAGTGTTAACATTAAGAACTTCCAGTCTGTAGTTTAAAACTCAAAGCACCTCAGTATATGAAAGGCAAATGGGGATTTGTAATGCATACAGCAGCTCTCTTTATTTTTATCCTGGAGAACTTTTGAGGCTGATGGCAGCGCACCATCTGCAGCCAACCTGACTTCACCGCAGCAGCTGAGAAAATATCCCAACAGCCATCACAAGGCTGAATGTAAACATCATGAGAGTACAAAATAAGTTCATAAAAGATTCCCCTTGTATTGCACTAAATATTCAGCAATTCATCTAGAGAACTCAGAAGTTTttattgataataatattaaGAGATTATTTCAATGGTTCATTAATAGAAAATCTATGgaatgaaatggaaaaattgTAGTGTCTCTTTCAAAGATATGTTATATGTTAAAAGAAATAGTATAAGAAAAAAGGCTCAAGTGTCTTCCTGCACTTCATATCAAAGATTTCATATCAAAGAGGAAGAcagtggaagaggaagaggcatGAGGAAGCGATTGATTTTCTGGTGTTGTTCTGTGGGCTTCTCCAGCCGGAGTCAGTGCTGTTTGGGACGCTCGGGGTCGTACTTGAGGAGCAGGCCGAGGGAGGCGAAGCCAAACAGAAAGGTCTGGACGCCCCACATCCAGCGAGTGGTTGTGTCGTTGATGCCTTTAGTTCTGCAGGAGCACAAAGAAGAAACAATGAGCTACAGTAAAGCTAGCAGCTGTTTCGTTCTAACAGTGGTCGAAAAGTCTCAAGTCTTAACCTTTAAGTCCCAAGTTTCTGTGGCGAGAATCAAGCAAGTCAAGTCGAGTCCCTGCTATAAGTCAAGCAAGTCACAACAAGTCATGTCATAGCTCAGGTCGAGCGATCTACCCCAAATGAAAACGGCCCGAAGTAAATGCTGACCACCCCGAttataaaatgataataataaataattcaaagtAATGTGGCATAAATAAAACACCATGGAAATGATTAAATTATAAATTAGctcacattttataaaaacattagtTACATAAGCCTATACATATTCATTGATTTGTTCATACCATACGCATTCAATTTagaaatcaacatttttttattctaatatctgtaaactgtaactgtattttttttacatttgaagagagagaaacaaacacaaagagagaaaggtTGCTTTTTGGACTTTGTCCccgtctttgtctttgtctcttctGCAGTACGTTTTGCCAGTTGGGCAGCCAGTGACACCAGAAATTGTAAAATCCCACCACCGCTTTGGGATGCCATTATAACAGCTGCGGTTCATCttctcgctgtgtgtgtgcatatcagTGTGTTTACACTCTTGAATTGTGTACTCTGTACTGTACTGTTCTCAATTCTACATGGACAACTAAATCCAAATGTTAGTGTTTTTGGACTAGCCCCCTCCATGGTAGCTGGCGTGTGCATTGGCCCCTACTGGTCTGCCACGTACTAGTAGGTTGCCAGAACGTAACTTGTCAATACCTAGAAAAATGCTATAATAATGCTATAAAAAATagtaagtcaagtcaatttcgAGTCCTCTGTCtgaagtccaagtcaagtctcaagtcatgaATACCAAGTCAAAGTCAATTCGAGTCTTCTATCAGCGTAACTCAAGCAAGTCTCAAGTCCTCAAATTTGCGACTCGagtcaagtcatgtgactcgagtcGTCCCCCACCTCTGGGTTGCTCATCCCCACCGCCTTTCATGTGTTATCATTTGCCACTAAAACCTAGTAACCTAATTCCTCTGGATAAATGGGTCAATAAGTGATGAATGAAGAAAAATTACTTCAATAAAATGTGAGGAATGTTGGTCATGAATGTTTACCTTGTTGTGTTTCTAACGATCAGAATTGGACAAATGCCATTCCTTATTTATTGTTGTCACAAAATAATAATTCCCCCGTCCGATGACAAGTTGAAGCATGAGGTATAAACACGTGAGAGAGGCAGCTTTTGGATGTTTATTTATACTGacatttagtatgtttgaaGAGGCCCAGTTTCCTAGACGAAGTTTAGGGGTAACATGTGAGTACATCACCATCTAGTGGACAAATCTGGTTTCTTGACATTCTTACCTGCACATCTTCAACGCAACATAAGCCTCATAACCATGGATAGCCCAGGCGGCCCACCACCTGTAACAGAAAGAAACGTGTTATACTACACAGACTTTATTTTCTATTCTTTCTATTTCTCTTTTCTTGATAAATAATTACAGTTTTTACTTCTGCAGAGATCAAATTGCATGTATGTACCTATATGTATATGATGATTGtagttttttaagtttaaatgaAGTGGTGCGGTCTGAGAACATGTTGAGACTGCACaccatgttttgttttccagTAACACCCAGCTGCCACTGAATCAACAGGAGTCACATGACAACCTAAAGACCACTTCACAGATATCAAACCACCAAACACTGAATGGGGCACTCGGGCTTAACGGCATAATGTATGCATGTCACATGacttaaacaacaacaaaacatttatcTTTAGATTGCTGTCTTAATGGTGCTACAACAGTCATGTGACTTAAATGACTAATTAGAAAAGTAATCTCCCAGTAGAAGTGGCGGTAACAATCTGTAATTGGGGGGAAAACACTAAGGCTGAAGTTGATTAAAAAGTGTATTTCAGTCCTGTGAGGGTACTTTGCACATCGTTGAATTGTTATTGATGCTGCTCGGCTGTAAAGAAAAGCTGGTGATTGGCCTTCATTCGAAATAGGCAAAATCTCAACACTTTTATTGGAGCATGTGAGAGCTGTCAAGACTGTAGTTACAGTTGTCAAATGTCAGCGTATGTCCTATTTACTCTAAGGAAGTAGTCAATGAGAATATTTCTCATCGTATCACTTACCCTTTGTACATAAGGCCAGAATAGTTTTCCACAAGGTAGCTGCAGAAGGTGCCAAATGCACCAAGGTACTCAAATGGGATTTTCTCTGGTGCAAACACGATGCACTGCAAAACACAGACAGAGTAGTTCAACTTTAACCCATACATTATCTACACACATATCTGTCTTTTCAAAGCATACTGGGCCATCTCATGTAAAATCAGATGGAGGTTTTGGTTTACATTATAGATTCTGTTCAAACTGTATGTATATGCTATTCATAGTTTCTTTTGCCATTTTCACCCCCTAAAAAACATCTTGGAAGCCATTTTTAGGGTTCAATATCTTCAGAAATATAACTTCAAgagccatgaaatttggtaatGGCACAGACATAATGGTGTACAACAGATCCAAATGATTGAAAAGCACAAGCAGATGCCATACTTTTCATTACTGGCTCTTGAACAATTGGTGGTTTTGGGGCACCAGAAACCCCAAATCAGTGGATCTAAAACTTTTTCCTCACAAGACCCATTTTCTATCAATGAATAAACTGACGAACCCTGACTAagagacatattttatatatattgcatGTTATAGTCCaaacatttagttttcttcagagacatgaatgaaatgctgatataggccaactgtacgTTTTGAAAAATAGTTGTCTCAAGAAGGCCTCGCCAGCCCTcagtgaagctttggcgacccctagtgggggtcgggacccccaggttaGGCCAGTGCCCCAAAGTAAATACATATGGATGTTTCCATACTTCTGGCCTAAAATACAGTGTTTGATtgttgttaaaacaaatttcaggGGCTCTAACATAAAAAGAATCCTATAAATGGCAAATATGGTGATGTGGACTCACTCCTAAAaccagaaaatgtgtgtgtaatggGGTATGATGTGGCCATAACCTGTGTAAAGTTACAATTTACTTCTTCATATTTTAGGGTGCTAAAAGGACAAAACTCCCAGGGGCAAAAACCTATACAATTTTGCAATAATATTGTACAGAATATATTTTTGTTGTAAAATAGCACATACATAAAGTCTGAACAAAATCTAAAACGTAAACAAAAATCAGatttgacacaaaatgaccCCATTATAAGCTATTTAATACTCTGACACAAGTCCCTTTCATAACACACATTAATCAAAATTGCAGGGCTCCTTAAACATGACATTTAAGTCAAAGGACTGTTTGTGTTGATAATGACTGTACAATAATCTGGCACATATTTCGTTGCAGGCAGCTAACTAAAAGAAGCATGATCTGACTCTGTGGTCCACAATGTCCTGGTCCATTTACTGGAAAGTCCAAGGCTGGTTGACACTAAACTATCATCTGTTATAATTAATGACTTCAAGGTTTCCTGTGTGAGAAAATGGCACTATGAATGGTTCTTTGCAGCCGTCTTGACTTTTAAAAGCTGTATGTAGCACACAAAGGGCAGCCTTGTTGAGAGATGATATCAAATTTGACGCAGTTCTGGAGGTGAATCAGTTCTGCACCGTGTTGGGCTTTTTGGTGGGTTGGTATTTAAGTtttatcatccatccatcttcaaccgcttatccgtgATCGGGTCGCGGAGTCAGATTCAGAGCCTAACAACACATCTACTCATTCAGTTTTATCATGTGAAGCTGAATGAGTAAATGTGTTGTTAGGTTCTGAATCTGACTCCATATCTTCTACGTTAATGTCAGAATCAACTTCTTTAAATCTGCTTCAGCTTACAACCAGGTAAACttagataaaataataattattaagcCCACTTATCAGTTAATATAACAGTATAATGAAGTTTTAAAGTGAGTAAACAACCTAATTAGGGATGACCCGAATACTtcgaatgctttttttttttttttatatatatacaaatatatacaaatatatatatatatacacaaatatatatatatatatatatatatatatatatatgtatatatatatatatacatacatatataaatatatactcatatatatatatatatatatatatatatatatatatatgtgtgtaataataatgtataaatcccaaaatagctcaagaaataaggaataaccccgcaacattattaattattcatattcaacattaactattattagttattctcagatggatattgctgtttggcactgaaacgggggagatggagccagacagacagaagaacatgtcatcCTGCCACGCCgcaaagcttcgaataccttcgagtATTTCTCACCGATATTTCAAAGCCCAacaaaaatggtattcaggagTCGGGACAGCCTTATACCCAATACAATTAAACATGAATGTACCTTGTTAGTTAGGTATTCTGTGTAACATACCAAAAGTGTTGTGACATATCTGAATATTACCTACTTACTAGCTTCACTTTTGCCATATTACACCTCTATACCTCtctcacacaaaaaaatatgaaaaagaaatTACCAAGCATAccaaataaatataggcctagcctagtAAAAAAGAGACACATGAGCTGTGTATGAAAACTCACATAGACTCACACAACAGACTACAAATCCCAGTGAGGTCTAAATGGCCTAATGTAGCATTGTGCCATGCTGCTATTGTCCTCTTGTGTCCACCTGTGACATGTCAGGTATGTGTCCCTCTGGACTATGGCTGGTGCATGGAAAACAAAAAGGGATGTATTGTTGGAAGGGCCCCTCTGCCCAGAAGCTGCAGTTCATTTATGGTTTGGATGTAAAGACATGCACATACAtgtttctttaaaggtcccatattataaaaaagtgagattttcatgtttttttattataaagcaggcttaagtcctatataaatactgtgaaagtatcgaaacactcaatccacagggaaatacacacagcccgtattcagaaactctgcatttgaaacaagccgttaggatttctgcccattcgtgatgtcacgaatatacaatatttagacccttgacacaattttaaacgtaaacatactaaatgggtcccagtttatttcctggttgcagtgtatgtgaatgtcatcagctgacaggaagtacacatggaccaaagctgttgcctaccaacgcaattccgtcaaaatgcactaaaacggagcgttttagacagagggtgaatacaggtatattaagaCAGACAGaacgaggaaaataatg encodes:
- the tmem254 gene encoding transmembrane protein 254; the encoded protein is MAKSDGGDYFKRTSLFWIVAVILGMGYFTCIVFAPEKIPFEYLGAFGTFCSYLVENYSGLMYKGWWAAWAIHGYEAYVALKMCRTKGINDTTTRWMWGVQTFLFGFASLGLLLKYDPERPKQH